One window from the genome of Parasteatoda tepidariorum isolate YZ-2023 chromosome 8, CAS_Ptep_4.0, whole genome shotgun sequence encodes:
- the LOC107450440 gene encoding uncharacterized protein, with the protein MLRFTVILVILMGCVHELCSQTTEAVPADEMTTQGGVDLTEAETSNPIEMTTQGEADSTEAETSNPNEMATRGEEDSTEAETSNPIEMTKGEADSTEAETSNPIEMTTQGEADSTEAVTSNPIEMTTQGEADSTEAETSNPIEMTTQGEADSTEAETSDPIEMSTQGEADSTEAVTSNPIEMTTQGEADPTEAETSNPIEMTTQGGEDSTEAVTSNPIEMTTQGEEDSTEAETSNPIEMTTQGETDSTEVMTSRLIEMITQAVSESTEAATSNPTEITTEGGGVSTEVVTPNPMETTTSGQEEVSTSETETTTQTNENNGGLFQEISTVIQDVINVVISAVELPFTVPYNFARGLFG; encoded by the coding sequence atGCTCcgttttacagttattttagtTATCTTAATGGGATGCGTGCATGAATTATGTTCCCAAACTACGGAAGCAGTGCCTGCAGATGAAATGACAACACAAGGAGGGGTAGATTTAACTGAAGCTGAGACCTCAAACCCGATTGAAATGACAACACAAGGAGAGGCAGATTCAACTGAAGCTGAGACCTCAAACCCAAATGAAATGGCAACGCGAGGAGAGGAAGATTCAACTGAAGCTGAGACCTCAAACCCGATTGAAATGACAAAAGGTGAGGCAGATTCAACTGAAGCTGAGACCTCAAACCCAATTGAAATGACAACGCAAGGAGAGGCAGATTCAACTGAAGCTGTGACCTCAAATCCAATTGAAATGACAACGCAAGGAGAGGCAGATTCAACTGAAGCTGAGACCTCAAACCCGATTGAAATGACAACGCAAGGAGAGGCAGATTCAACTGAAGCTGAGACCTCGGACCCAATTGAAATGTCAACGCAAGGAGAGGCAGATTCAACTGAAGCTGTGACCTCAAACCCAATTGAAATGACAACGCAAGGAGAGGCAGATCCAACTGAAGCTGAGACCTCAAATCCGATTGAAATGACAACGCAAGGAGGGGAAGATTCAACTGAAGCTGTGACCTCAAATCCGATTGAAATGACAACGCAAGGAGAGGAAGATTCAACTGAAGCTGAGACCTCAAACCCAATTGAAATGACAACGCAAGGAGAGACAGATTCAACTGAAGTTATGACCTCAAGATTAATAGAAATGATAACACAAGCGGTGTCAGAGTCAACTGAAGCTGCGACCTCGAACCCAACGGAAATTACAACAGAAGGAGGGGGTGTTTCAACTGAAGTTGTGACCCCAAACCCAATGGAAACAACAACATCAGGGCAAGAAGAAGTGTCAACCTCTGAAACAGAAACCACAACGCAAACAAACGAAAATAATGGGGGCTTGTTTCAGGAAATATCTACAGTTATACAAGATGTCATCAACGTTGTGATTTCTGCAGTCGAACTTCCTTTCACTGTTCCTTATAATTTTGCTAGAGGGTTATTTGGCTAA